TATGATAAGAGCAAGAAACCAAGAGGAGCTGATTCGCCCATGAATACAAAAGAAATCGTAAACAAATTCGAAGACGTGACAAACCACTACCTGCATGAATTAGAAGGCTTCACCATGGAACAACTGTTGCAAAAGCCAAGTGAAGAGGAATGGTCGCTCGGTCAAATGTACCTTCACTTGATCCAATCTGCTCGGTATTTTCAACTGGGGAGTATCGAGAAGTGTAGACAAGGAGGTCCTGCTGTCACAGAAGCAGGTACCGAAAAATCCGAGATCGGGCAGACGATCTTTGCTCAAGGCTCCTTGCCTCCCATTCGCGTGAAAGTCCCTGCCTCCCCGGAGTACACACCTGCACAACCGGAGAGCAAGGAGCAATTGCGTGATGGACTCATCAGCGTTCTCACACAAATGAAAGAGCTGGAACCGACCCTGGACGAAATTCCTGCGCATCACACAGTGGCTCACCCAGCCTTCGGTTCGATGACGGCCAAGGAATGGTTTGCCGTCGTAGAGATGCACTATCGCCATCATCTGCTCCAGCTCAACCGACTGAAGGGTTAGTTTTTTTCTCCAAACATCCCCGCAAGCTTTTGATAGGTCGGCGGAAACTCTGCCTGATAGCGCAAGAAGGACGGGATCGGGTAGCGGATTCCGCCTTTTTGCGTTCCCACTAATCCCTCCACCAGCTCGGCGGCATCACGGAAATGAAAGCTGAAGGCCATCTCGTGATCCTGTGTCTGGGCAAACAATCTGTCTCCATAACACGGTACGATCACTTGCGGCTGCCCCGTCTGGATCGGCTTGATGGCGATATCCGCACAGTCGGCCCGACTGGAAAAGGTGGAAGGAATCGACCCACCGCGCTTGTACAGCATCCCCGCCACCAATCGCATGACCTGTGCCGCATTGCCGTAAATCACGACGACATCTGGCTCGATCTCTGCCCGCTCCAGCGGAAATGATACGTAGTACCCGCTCTCTTCTGCTGAAAATTTCGGAAC
The window above is part of the Brevibacillus antibioticus genome. Proteins encoded here:
- a CDS encoding DinB family protein, whose translation is MNTKEIVNKFEDVTNHYLHELEGFTMEQLLQKPSEEEWSLGQMYLHLIQSARYFQLGSIEKCRQGGPAVTEAGTEKSEIGQTIFAQGSLPPIRVKVPASPEYTPAQPESKEQLRDGLISVLTQMKELEPTLDEIPAHHTVAHPAFGSMTAKEWFAVVEMHYRHHLLQLNRLKG
- a CDS encoding DUF169 domain-containing protein; amino-acid sequence: MNAIELNQALQMYVRTETFPVGVSIQKEEAALPSKAKRPVRDLGYPITICQAVGFSRRYGWSIAMNGADLSCPIAQVAFGYEEQPAFYIEGHLACGMYTDSLENGAKSELDVPKFSAEESGYYVSFPLERAEIEPDVVVIYGNAAQVMRLVAGMLYKRGGSIPSTFSSRADCADIAIKPIQTGQPQVIVPCYGDRLFAQTQDHEMAFSFHFRDAAELVEGLVGTQKGGIRYPIPSFLRYQAEFPPTYQKLAGMFGEKN